The Esox lucius isolate fEsoLuc1 chromosome 20, fEsoLuc1.pri, whole genome shotgun sequence region ttcagtgaaatattttctggtGGTACATGGTGTAAAAAGTTTGAGAATGACAGATTTAGAGTATTTGAACCCAGTTTGACCCACTTGTTTTAAGGAGCTTGGTAAATTGAGGTCTCATGGTAGTAGATGAGATAGTGAGAATGTTggccaaaaacacatttgagaTTGTCATCACAGTTTACAGctaatgagagagaaaaaaaattatatgaaatGAGCTAGAATCCCCCCCGGGGGAAGTTATCTATCTTGATTTTGCCTATCATATAGGATTAACTGCCTAGAAATACAGTGAATAGAACAGACAAAATATTGACTTTCTATTTAGTGTATGTCTATTACATTAATCTTATCCACTATGCAAAATCCAGATAattttttgaaaaactgggCCCAGGGGagtcaggagagagagggatagaatgGGGACATTTTATAACAACATAGAAAGGGTTGGGGCGTGACTGGCTGCATGTTTATCTCCTCTGTTCTCAGTCCAGGAATCACATAGTCAAGCACAGTGCTGTCCACCACATTAGTGGGTCGGGGGTGGGGTCTGTTTGAGGGCAGGCCTGCAGCACCCTGAGTCATGATTCAGCCGGGCACCCAGCTCTGGTTGTTGTGAGCTTGCTGAGGGCCTGCAAGTCCGCTCATGCCCATCCCCATTCCTGtaccaacccccacccccatgcCGACCCCCATCCCAATGCCCACACCCTGGGCCAGGGAACAGTCAAAGTTAAAGTCCATCTCCTCTCCGGAGTCCATGATATCGTGGAGGAGGATGGACTCCACGTCGCAGTCCAAACTCCCGTGGAACATATCCAGGTCCAGGTCGGCAGGTAATCTCTCGTGGGGGTGTGGCTGGTGGTACGAACTGCCATGGTAGCTGCCAACTCCCCCGCCGCCTCCCCCCAGGACCTGCGGGTGGTGGTACGGTCCGTCGCCCATGCCCTGGTGCTGCGGCCCGGGGTATGTGTTGTGGTGGGGGTGCGACGGGTGGGGGGCGGTGGCCAGGTGGCACGAGTCCTGGGGCATCCCCAGCATGCCGGCTGGGTTGGGGGGAAGGGTGGTGGAGGCGGGCAGGTGGGCGTGGGACGGCGGACTGTACAGGTAGGGGGCCTTGTGACCGTAGGGCTGGAGGTGACCGCTGCTGATGCGCGGCGCCAGGGCCGGGGCTCGTGCTGAGGTTGGGTGGCTGCCGTGCTCCTGCCTCAGGCCCAAGTGAGGCGAGTGGTGCCCAGTCACGGAGTTGCGGTTATGGCTGTGAGCAGCTCCGTCGTGGCTGAGAACCGAGCTGTGGTTGCCAAGGGTGCCGTTGTGCCCGTTGTGTCCCGGGTGGTGGCCGTGACGGGTGGAGTTCTCTCCGTTGGTGGAGGGGCCCATCATTGGGCGGGCGTCCCTCTCTTGGCCCATGATCATGTCCTTGGCACAGTACAGCTGTGGAGCCCCCGGGCCGCCTGGAACCCCAGGGCCCCCTGACAGCAGGCTCTGCAGGGCGTTCATCCCGGAGTAGGCGCGCATGTTGCCGGGGAAACTAGCCGGCTTGTTCTCTTGGATGGTCTGCATGGGTGAGTGGTGGCGCAGCATGCCCATCCCAGCCTGACTGTAGGCTGCTCCACAATACGAaccctgacctttgaccccagGGTTGTAGTGATAGACCGGTGGGATTTTGTGGCGCGCCGCTGTTTGAGGATGGTGATGGTGGTAACCATCATCCAGGAGCCTCTCTTCAAGACTGATCGCCCCTGTGAGGTTAGCCAGCTGGGGCAACTGCTCCACAGGAGGACAGTGGCCCCCGGCGGACCCCATGGCCGGTGAGCGTGCGCTGGATGACGGGGAGGAATAGAGGTGGGGTGAGGCCGAACAGGACAGCCCGCCTTCCTCTGGCTCCTCCAGCTCGCCCTCAGCCAAAATGGGTGACAGACGACCGCTCAGGGTCGAAGCGGATGAGCTGGCCCGAGAGTGGAGCTCTGTCCAGGCGTCAAACTCTCCCTCCACACTTGCAGCTCCCACTACGTTGCCTTTGAGGACCTTCACAGGTGGACTACACTGCTTAGGGGAAGCCTGAAGTCCCCCCGGGGCACCAGAGCCAATCCCCGGTCGGCCCACCCTCTTGCGGGTGACCCGGCCCTTGCTCTTCAGGTATTTGGCGCTGTTGTCCATGGAGACCGCTCTCCGGCGAGGGGCCTTGCCCATCTTGCCCCCTTCGGGGTTGAGCATCCACCAGGATGACTTGCCCGTCCCCTCGTTCTGCACCCGGATGAAACGCGTGTGGAGGGACAAGTTGTGTCTGATGGAGTTCTGAGGACAtacagaggaagaaagaaagggaaatATTACAATGCTAATCGTCTTGTTATGCATTATATAATGTATAGTACCTAGTTGCATATCATGGTTTCAGAGTAACCTGTCTGATGGGAAACAACCACTCTAACACAAACATGAATGAGTTTGATGTACCGCAGGGCATTGAGCTTGGGActtcattattttcagtttggTTACAAAAGTAAAGAACATAGTCAGTTTTACAATGAAAGACTAGCAGTGAACTGGTCCTAAATACTAAATAtcacagaaatgtttaaaaGGATATTTCTAATTTATAAAAGCTGTGAAAAAATCCAAAAATGTGATTATGATGGCACATTGATTCCATACACTATTCAGGGCTCGTTTTATCACTTGAACAGAAAATGGGTGAACTGTGTCAAATTTAAGCAActaggaaaatacatttcatttgtgtgtctTAGTGACACCGAAGAGAAGCAGGttattgcattttcatttgacaacagtAGCTGGGGCACCTTATGTTAACCAATAGGAACTCAGGCATACCGCCTGGATGTACTTTTCAATGTTCTTTTATATTACATGCAATCATTCGACATAATGCCCCTTTAAACATTCCATTTCAGTCAAATCACTTAAGTAGTCCACGTGACTAATGAATAGACTACTATATAGTGTTACAAAGAAACAGAACATAATTATTAGGATAATTATGAACAGACTTATTAGTGGACAGATGAAAAGACATATGAAAAATTATTAGGAGACTTATTAAGAGAATTAAGTGAAAGCAAATTTCATTGCTTAACTTATTTAAGCTTGCCTAAACAAATAACGCAACATcaacattatttttgtatttaaaaaagttCATATTCTTTTCACTTCGACATTATAGAATATTTGGTTTAGATAAATGAGAAAAGGTCCCAGTTAGATCCTTTTAAAACTCACTTTGTAACACAAACACGTATTGCATCCATTGGATAGAAcaaaaagaacagagacaaagtgtAGTTAGCCCATATCAGAGCAGCACGAGTAGGCCTTGAATGTACAAGGTTTTAATGCTTGAtaagggcaaaaaaaaaaataaattgccCTAAGAAAACAGCATGGTAACTCAATTTCCGCTGCTTAAAGATTCATTCGAGGATTTTTGATTACTAGTTGTAAAAGCAGTGCTGTCAAGCCAAACATTGTGTACTGTGTCATGCCCTGTATaggcaaaatatatatatacaaatatagttTGTTCTAAGTCCCAGACTGCAGCTTTACACAGGGTGAGGGTATGCAAAAAACCACATGAGAAGAAAGTCATacaactccggaaaaaattcatagaccactgcaactttttcgttcctttccaaaaaaagtcgaaagggaaggttttgagtgaggaacagaaaggttaaaattaagagaccactgcaaattgaacgcttctgttcctcactcaaaactttcctttccgGAGGTGTATATGAAACACACGGATAAGATGTGTTTCAAAATATTGCTTGAAttatttggatattgcacaATCAATTTTGCATGTGAATTGGATTCACTGTGCGACCCTGTTGCTTGTCAACAGGCATGTCAATCTCCACCGGCTCAGAGTAGAGGATAGATTAACTGCATCGCTATGGGTCTTTCCAAAAGGTGTAGAAAATGCCAAATTGTCTGTTCAAACAGTTTACACAGCTGGGACACCCATTAAAACCACACAAAACAAGCCAGCAGAGGTCTCTTCAAAATCCCAACACTCACAACGGATGCTGGGAGGAACACGGTATAAAACAGAGCCATGACGACAGGGAACCCAGTGTTGTCCAAGGTAACTCAAGCTAGCAATTAAATGGCAATGAGAACAATGAATGAAACAACACCTCGTAACACAGCAGCAACCTGGACTGGTTGCGTGACTTCAATGCCAAGCAGAGTTACCAACCCCTTTTGTGAGTGCCTCAAGTGTCTTATAAACATCCTCATCTGTAGACATGACCATCTTGTTCATAAGGTTGCTCGTAATCAAACAGCTATCTGTTGGCAAAGAAAACTAGTTTCATCGTCTGCACTTTGATGAATCACAACCTCCCAATCCTGATACCATGCTCCTCT contains the following coding sequences:
- the LOC105006557 gene encoding forkhead box protein O3 yields the protein MLMMEEDELEAHQVDIDSDFEPQSRPRSCTWPLPCPEDFPGVQEVNGGLPLTTIKVEPDDSLTVSACRAGRMCGAPTELKHPAGAPTPTGSTHPCLAGAALDVTGQLRKAKSSRRNAWGNQSYADLITRAIESTPEKRLTLSQIYDWMVRYVPYFKDKGDSNSSAGWKNSIRHNLSLHTRFIRVQNEGTGKSSWWMLNPEGGKMGKAPRRRAVSMDNSAKYLKSKGRVTRKRVGRPGIGSGAPGGLQASPKQCSPPVKVLKGNVVGAASVEGEFDAWTELHSRASSSASTLSGRLSPILAEGELEEPEEGGLSCSASPHLYSSPSSSARSPAMGSAGGHCPPVEQLPQLANLTGAISLEERLLDDGYHHHHPQTAARHKIPPVYHYNPGVKGQGSYCGAAYSQAGMGMLRHHSPMQTIQENKPASFPGNMRAYSGMNALQSLLSGGPGVPGGPGAPQLYCAKDMIMGQERDARPMMGPSTNGENSTRHGHHPGHNGHNGTLGNHSSVLSHDGAAHSHNRNSVTGHHSPHLGLRQEHGSHPTSARAPALAPRISSGHLQPYGHKAPYLYSPPSHAHLPASTTLPPNPAGMLGMPQDSCHLATAPHPSHPHHNTYPGPQHQGMGDGPYHHPQVLGGGGGGVGSYHGSSYHQPHPHERLPADLDLDMFHGSLDCDVESILLHDIMDSGEEMDFNFDCSLAQGVGIGMGVGMGVGVGTGMGMGMSGLAGPQQAHNNQSWVPG